Proteins encoded by one window of Ciona intestinalis unplaced genomic scaffold, KH HT001116.1, whole genome shotgun sequence:
- the LOC100187085 gene encoding uncharacterized protein LOC100187085 isoform X2, translated as MEVSGKQLYYEDLDDSESCTSSLATTLTLSEDADDLYLGAEANSFEAKKVENERKSSLGSLKYETLREKLSISSVVDILKARECDPTQVLQNLGFCGKSSDKTRSDILARFNYRDPIKENNQAPERVYDVTKSINKTKEWLTMHHPDDEKKAPVTMGDTLAKRTALQWAKNRRRFSAKSRQSSFDLLPKVNEESIEGHSVTADTMMIRESSQEKVEEPPRPLRHISLSHAQLESFELEEINSNDDITEKRHPPIVSQQISGNPHESDESSSGFDEDDMTSLLHHQTCDDVINVRPNKVVETYEGQCLCGTRKSTTNVRYVYDITMGDCRNTNNSCSTSPNKVNQPRRVVSEFRRQRRREVAGRSAVSGDIISDIIDDAAIVCKGGKYFYRRRRNGSVHVIGDDVIERESPDDITYKVDDVTIDEPCLCKLMTSHDTAMTSSQRLTRQFCTTSFPPHGGVISPV; from the exons ATGGAAGTTTCAG gtaaacaactttattatgAGGACTTAGACGACAGTGAGAGTTGTACATCTTCACTGGCAACCACGTTGACACTGAGTGAGGATGCTGATGATTTATATTTAGGGGCAGAAG cAAATTCCTTTGAAGccaaaaaagttgaaaacgaAAGAAAAAG TTCTTTGGGTTCGTTGAAATATGAAACGTTGAGAGAAAAATTGTCAATATCAAG tgttgttgatattttaaaagcgcGAGAATGCGATCCAACACAAGTTTTGCAAAATCTTGGGTTTTGCGGAAAATCTTCCGATAAAACTCGTTCCGAC ATATTAGCGAGATTCAATTACCGAGACCCCATTAAGGAAAACAATCaag CTCCTGAGAgggtttatgatgtcacaaagagcattaataaaacaaaggaATGGCTGACAATGCATCATCCTGATGATGAGAAGAAGGCCCCTGTTACCATG GGTGATACATTAGCGAAACGCACTGCCCTCCAGTGGGCAAAGAACCGTCGTCGTTTCTCAGCGAAATCTCGTCAATCGTCATTCGATCTTTTGCCGAAAGTTAATGAAGAATCCATCGAAG GCCACTCGGTGACAGCAGACACAATGATGATACGCGAAAGTTCACAAGAAAAAGTTGag GAACCGCCACGACCGTTGAGACATATTTCGCTGAGTCATGCTCAACTTGAATCTTTTGAACTCGAAGAAATAAACag caatgatgacatcacagagaaGCGACATCCACCCATTGTGAGTCAGCAAATATCAGGAAATCCCCATGAAAGTGATGAGTCATCAAGTGGGTTCGACGAGGATgatatgacatcattattacatcatcaaacctgtgatgatgtcatcaacgtACGTCCAAATAAGGTGGTTGAAACTTACGAG GGCCAATGTTTGTGCGGAACGAGGAAATCCACAACAAACGTACGATAcgtctatgacatcacaatgggGGATTGTCGCAACACAAACAACTCGTGTTCCACTTCACCGAACAAAGTCAACCAACCGCGACGTGTCGTTTCTGAGTTTCGTCGTCAACGGAGACGGGAGGTCGCGGGGAGGTCAGCGGTGTCcggtgacatcatcagtgacATCATCGATGATGCGGCGATCGTTTGTAAAGGTGGGAAATATTTCTATCGTCGTCGTAGAAACGGGAGCGTACATGTCAttggtgatgatgtcatcgaaAGGGAATCCCCTGATGACATCACTTATAAGGtggatgatgtcacaatagaCGAACCTTGCTTATGTAaactgatgacatcacatgACACggctatgacatcatcacaacGACTGACTCGTCAATTTTGCACAACTTCGTTTCCACCACACGGTGGGGTTATCAGtcctgtataa
- the LOC100177641 gene encoding protein FRA10AC1 homolog — MDYNIGSYGSEFSESASGSEVQQNKINKQRNNELYKKPDSGRLGLLHHKHRTLKPSKRSATDLVDIEEGKRMRYHGLLAMDAYQRHKKLVNDYLFLYGGKRSDFTRDSSKDKTDHDVIKENHRFLWEEEESEKSGRSWEEKLAYKYWSKLYKEYTICDLAKYKENKIALRWRIEKEVISGKGQFICSNTKCDEREGLRTWEVNFKYTEGGGMRNTLVKSRLCPECSYKLNYRHKKRDVTKKIKKPDRRKDKMKKIKSEEIETSDPSTSSRGGNPRPDDDDHIWTKPIPVEDTKSREDEFEDYFDGLFL, encoded by the exons ATGGATTACAac ATCGGGAGTTACGGTTCAGAGTTCAGTGAATCGGCGAGTGGGAGCGAAgttcaacaaaataaaataaacaaacaaagaaataatgaATTGTACAAGAAACCTGACAG tggtAGATTGggattattacatcacaaacatcGAACGTTAAAACCATCGAAGAGGTCAGCGACGGATCTTGTTGACATTGAGGAAGGGAAGCGGATGCGATATCATGGGTTGCTTGCGATGGATGCG tatcAACGTCACAAGAAGCTGGTGAACGATTACTTGTTCCTTTATGGAGGAAAACGATCAGATTTCACAAGAGATTC GTCCAAAGATAAAACTGatcatgatgtcataaaggaGAATCATAGATTTCTATGGGAGGAGGAGGAGAGTGAGAAGAGTGGAAGAAGTTGGGAGGAGAAGTTGGCTTATAAATATTGGAGCAAATTATATAAGGAATATACCATATGTGATCTGgctaaatataaagaaaataaaatcgcATTAAGATGGAGAATTGAAAAAGag GTGATCTCGGGCAAGGGTCAATTCATTTGTTCGAACACCAAATGTGATGAAAGGGAAGGATTACGAACTTGggaagttaattttaaatacacagAGGGTGGGGGGATGAGGAATACGCTGGTCAAGTCACGATTGTGCCCCGAGTGTTCGTATAAACTCAATTATCGGCATAA AAAAAGAGAcgtaacaaagaaaattaaaaaacctgATCGACGAAAAGataaaatgaagaaaattaaatCGGAAGAAATTGAAACATcag ACCCCTCAACTTCAAGTCGAGGTGGAAACCCCCGCCCCGATGATGACGACCATATTTGGACGAAACCTATACCTGTCGAAGATACCAAGTcaag GGAAGACGAATTTGAAGATTATTTTGACGGAttgtttctttaa
- the LOC100187085 gene encoding uncharacterized protein LOC100187085 isoform X1, translated as MEVSGKQLYYEDLDDSESCTSSLATTLTLSEDADDLYLGAEANSFEAKKVENERKSSLGSLKYETLREKLSISSVVDILKARECDPTQVLQNLGFCGKSSDKTRSDILARFNYRDPIKENNQEAPERVYDVTKSINKTKEWLTMHHPDDEKKAPVTMGDTLAKRTALQWAKNRRRFSAKSRQSSFDLLPKVNEESIEGHSVTADTMMIRESSQEKVEEPPRPLRHISLSHAQLESFELEEINSNDDITEKRHPPIVSQQISGNPHESDESSSGFDEDDMTSLLHHQTCDDVINVRPNKVVETYEGQCLCGTRKSTTNVRYVYDITMGDCRNTNNSCSTSPNKVNQPRRVVSEFRRQRRREVAGRSAVSGDIISDIIDDAAIVCKGGKYFYRRRRNGSVHVIGDDVIERESPDDITYKVDDVTIDEPCLCKLMTSHDTAMTSSQRLTRQFCTTSFPPHGGVISPV; from the exons ATGGAAGTTTCAG gtaaacaactttattatgAGGACTTAGACGACAGTGAGAGTTGTACATCTTCACTGGCAACCACGTTGACACTGAGTGAGGATGCTGATGATTTATATTTAGGGGCAGAAG cAAATTCCTTTGAAGccaaaaaagttgaaaacgaAAGAAAAAG TTCTTTGGGTTCGTTGAAATATGAAACGTTGAGAGAAAAATTGTCAATATCAAG tgttgttgatattttaaaagcgcGAGAATGCGATCCAACACAAGTTTTGCAAAATCTTGGGTTTTGCGGAAAATCTTCCGATAAAACTCGTTCCGAC ATATTAGCGAGATTCAATTACCGAGACCCCATTAAGGAAAACAATCaag aAGCTCCTGAGAgggtttatgatgtcacaaagagcattaataaaacaaaggaATGGCTGACAATGCATCATCCTGATGATGAGAAGAAGGCCCCTGTTACCATG GGTGATACATTAGCGAAACGCACTGCCCTCCAGTGGGCAAAGAACCGTCGTCGTTTCTCAGCGAAATCTCGTCAATCGTCATTCGATCTTTTGCCGAAAGTTAATGAAGAATCCATCGAAG GCCACTCGGTGACAGCAGACACAATGATGATACGCGAAAGTTCACAAGAAAAAGTTGag GAACCGCCACGACCGTTGAGACATATTTCGCTGAGTCATGCTCAACTTGAATCTTTTGAACTCGAAGAAATAAACag caatgatgacatcacagagaaGCGACATCCACCCATTGTGAGTCAGCAAATATCAGGAAATCCCCATGAAAGTGATGAGTCATCAAGTGGGTTCGACGAGGATgatatgacatcattattacatcatcaaacctgtgatgatgtcatcaacgtACGTCCAAATAAGGTGGTTGAAACTTACGAG GGCCAATGTTTGTGCGGAACGAGGAAATCCACAACAAACGTACGATAcgtctatgacatcacaatgggGGATTGTCGCAACACAAACAACTCGTGTTCCACTTCACCGAACAAAGTCAACCAACCGCGACGTGTCGTTTCTGAGTTTCGTCGTCAACGGAGACGGGAGGTCGCGGGGAGGTCAGCGGTGTCcggtgacatcatcagtgacATCATCGATGATGCGGCGATCGTTTGTAAAGGTGGGAAATATTTCTATCGTCGTCGTAGAAACGGGAGCGTACATGTCAttggtgatgatgtcatcgaaAGGGAATCCCCTGATGACATCACTTATAAGGtggatgatgtcacaatagaCGAACCTTGCTTATGTAaactgatgacatcacatgACACggctatgacatcatcacaacGACTGACTCGTCAATTTTGCACAACTTCGTTTCCACCACACGGTGGGGTTATCAGtcctgtataa
- the LOC100175325 gene encoding 60S ribosomal protein L15-like, with translation MGAYKYMSEVWRKKQSDVLRYLLRIRCWHFRQLSSVHRASRPTRPDKARKLGYKAKQGFVIYRARVRRGGRKKPVPKGATYGKPVHQGVNQLKFARNLQSVAEERVGRHCGALRVLNSYWVAEDSTYKYFEVILADPMHKTIRRDPNIQWICKSTMKHREMRGLTSAGKSSRGLGKGHRFNHSIGGSVHAAWKRRNTTQMRRKR, from the exons ATGGGCGCTTACAAATACATGAGCGAGGTTTGGCGAAAGAAACAATCTGACGTTCTTCGGTATTTGTTGAGAATTCGTTGCTGGCATTTTCGTCAACTTTCCTCTGTGCATCGGGCATCAAGACCTACACGCCCAGATAAAGCGAGAAAACTCGGTTACAAAGCTAAGCAAG GTTTTGTAATTTACCGAGCCCGTGTCCGACGTGGGGGTCGCAAGAAGCCTGTTCCAAAAGGAGCAACTTACGGAAAACCCGTCCACCAGGGGGTTAACCAACTTAAGTTCGCGAGAAACCTTCAAAGTGTCGCTGAG GAGCGAGTAGGTCGTCACTGCGGGGCGCTACGAGTGCTTAACAGTTACTGGGTTGCAGAAGATTCGacttacaaatattttgaagtCATTCTCGCTGATCCGATGCATAAG ACGATCCGACGAGATCCAAACATTCAATGGATTTGTAAATCAACGATGAAACATCGTGAGATGAGAGGTCTAACGTCGGCCGGTAAGAGCAGTCGTGGTCTTGGCAAGGGACATCGTTTCAATCATTCCATCGGGGGATCGGTCCACGCTGCATGGAAGCGTAGAAACACCACTCAG ATGCGAAGAAAGCGATAA
- the LOC100176867 gene encoding Golgi reassembly-stacking protein 2, translating into MGAGNSVEIPGGGTEGYHVLRVQENSPGYKAGLEPFFDFIVMIGNTRLNKDDDRLKDLLRANVEKPVKMFVYSSKTLKIREVTLTPSSIWGGQGLLGVSIRFCSFDGANENVWHVLDVEPNAPAYLAGLRPFSDYIIGADSLLSEQDDLFTLIDSHDGRQLKLFVYNKDTDASREVIITPNSAWGGEGSMGCGIGYGYLHRIPIQPFTEGKVVSVKHPTPTNVVDSPPTSSDGFAEVQLQPTMTTTNGLPTATSSNVLPGNAGLPTYVSMVTDSSASASFASAVPGAGIPPLVNISLPSTTYSTDLPPITLESGIPPLPALPNFTLPPMNLPQGIPPMNLSEGIPPINLPEGIPPINLPGGIPMPSLENLAASLPPVVDVPVEQTQDSEPQEAVEGSPMIAPYASPVATN; encoded by the exons ATGGGAGCTGGGAATAGCGTTGAGATTCCTGGTGGTGGAACTGAGGGGTATCATGTTTTGCGG GTCCAGGAGAATTCTCCCGGTTACAAGGCAGGGTTAGAACCTTTCTTCGATTTCATTGTAATGATCGGAAATACGAGACTG AACAAAGATGACGATCGTTTGAAGGATTTGCTTCGAGCGAATGTTGAGAAACCCGTGAAGATGTTTGTGTACAGCAGTAAGACATTAAAG ATTCGTGAAGTAACTCTCACCCCAAGTAGTATATGGGGGGGTCAGGGTTTGTTGGGGGTTTCGATAAGATTCTGTTCCTTTGACGGGGCTAATGAGAACGTGTGGCACGTTTTG GATGTTGAACCGAATGCCCCCGCTTACCTCGCGGGGTTACGACCTTTCAGCGATTACATCATCGGTGCTGACTCGCTGTTAAGTGAG CAAGACGATTTATTCACGTTGATTGATTCTCACGATGGCCGACAATTgaagttgtttgtttataataaagaCACGGATGCGTCGCGTGAAGTTATTATTACACCCAACAGTGCATGGGGTGGGGAGGGAAG TATGGGATGCGGCATCGGGTATGGCTACTTACACAGAATCCCAATCCAACCTTTTACCGAGGGTAAAGTGGTGAGCGTCAAACATCCGACCCCGACGAACGTGGTCGACTCTCCTCCGACATCTAGTGACGGGTTTGCCGAG gtTCAACTCCAACCAACCATGACGACAACGAACGGGTTGCCCACGGCAACGAGTAGCAACGTGTTGCCGGGTAACGCTGGGTTACCAACGTATGTTTCCATGGTTACCGATTCATCTGCTTCAGCGAGTTTCGCATCAGCGGTGCCag GTGCGGGAATACCACCCTTGGTGAATATCTCGTTGCCGTCGACAACTTATTCAACGGACCTTCCACCAATCACACTCGAGTCTG GTATTCCCCCTCTCCCAGCGTTACCCAACTTCACCCTACCCCCGATGAACTTACCCCAGGGAATCCCCCCAATGAACTTATCCGAAGGAATCCCCCCAATTAATTTACCCGAGGGAATCCCCCCAATTAATTTACCGGGGGGAATTCCCATGCCCTCGTTGGAAAACTTAGCTGCAAGCCTGCCTCCAGTGGTGGACGTTCCGGTTGAACAAACGcaag ACAGCGAGCCACAAGAGGCAGTAGAGGGAAGTCCCATGATCGCGCCGTACGCTTCACCAGTTGCTACAAactaa
- the LOC100182325 gene encoding inhibitor of growth protein 1, producing MDDIDFSDVSDEVIDLATNYADKYVDYVENLPFDLQRNVTRLREIDCTCREVVGEIESLYDGFANDGETKKRSGLVQIQRLLGRCQELGDEKIFIVQQINEMIENRKKSLEHSSYRFKISYRPDQKDEFRREANKVDNHRSKRTRRRQNQYQDKVKYSMMDSGFAKSGNHGNGSSANQPLEVRKEQSRTNKDETQKSEKVEKKEPISMATTIALPVAVVSTLKSTTTKPSTKVTTSSKPSTSSSNGSNKSINKGKKKKKSSRPQLERMSTRSPSPQVDVPIDPDEPTYCVCDQVSFGQMIGCDNKKCPIEWFHFSCVGLTLKPKGRWYCPDCLRDMKCKKKREK from the exons ATGGACGATATAGACTTTAGTGACGTAAGTGATGAAGTCATAGACTTAGCGACGAATTACGCGGATAAATATGTTGATTATGTTGAGAATTTACCGTTTGATTTGCAACGAAACGTCACAAGATTGAGGGAAATTGACTGCACTTGTCGAG AGGTGGTCGGCGAGATTGAATCGCTTTACGATGGATTTGCGAATGACGgggaaacaaaaaaacgatCGGGTTTGGTTCAAATTCAACGATTGTTGGGTCGTTGTCAGGAACTTGGGGATGAAAAGATATTTATTGTTCAGCAG ATAAACGAAATGATTGAGAATCGGAAGAAAAGTCTCGAACATTCAAGTTATCGGTTCAAGATATCGTATCGCCCCGATCAAAAAGATGAGTTTCGTCGCGAAGCTAAT AAAGTTGACAATCATCGCTCGAAACGAACTCGACGCCGACAAAATCAATATCAAGATAAG gTTAAATACTCCATGATGGATTCTGGGTTCGCCAAGAGTGGTAACCACGGTAACGGAAGTTCGGCAAACCAACCACTGGAGGTCAGGAAAGAGCAATCGAGGACAAACAAAGACGAGACGCAGAAAAGTGAAAAGGTCGAGAAAAAAGAACCAATCTCCATGGCAACCACTATAGCACTCCCGGTGGCTGTTGTGTCAACTTTGAAATCTACGACAACTAAACCATCAACAAAAGTTACAACTTCTTCCAAACCTTCCACGTCAAGTTCTAACGGTTCAAACAAATCGATCAAtaaaggaaaaaagaaaaagaaatctAGCAGG CCCCAACTTGAACGAATGTCGACTCGCTCTCCATCGCCTCAAGTGGACGTCCCGATTGACCCCGACGAGCCAACTTACTGCGTTTGCGATCAAGTATCTTTTGGACAAATGATTGGTTGCGATAATAAGAAGTGCCCCATCGAGTGGTTTCATTTCTCATGTGTTGGTTTAACTCTGAAACCGAAAGGTCGTTGGTATTGCCCCGACTGCCTGCGAGACATGAAGTGCAAAAAGAAAAgggaaaaataa
- the LOC100179992 gene encoding UPF0489 protein C5orf22 homolog — MSKKFQKIPIHVVEYHNDVLTPIYRCIGSKHLPLHNSALIHFDSHPDLGVPEDFDARQIFNKNILFQIISIENWILPAVYAGHFSSIVWFKPRWANQIKQGTYCFYVGRDKVTNKLCVSCHDPYFLSDCVYVNEVSMLDKKLVTLYVVDVEDNSPPTDILLPNQHYVLDIDLDYFSTQNPFLDMFPPGDLSELTRIYKFQHSDDHDIDGCLATRREQLDELRSWIEKMKSGCGDEEGRGSMVDGRFLSFQQIVKNYENKLGRKLEADDYDIIHGAGCATGEPPLPHHVATNEEIQGSLKKVENILKNLPWKPVMVTVARSSIDDYCPKHQVEFIQSEVEEMLRSLYHDVDVIHSY; from the exons ATGAGTAAAAAGTTCCAGAAGATACCAATTCACGTGGTTGAATATCATAATGAC GtccttaccccaatctaccgTTGCATCGGATCCAAACACCTCCCTCTCCATAATTCTGCGCTCATCCATTTCGATTCGCATCCAGACCTAGGAGTCCCAGAAGATTTCGATGCGCgacaaatattcaataaaaatattttgttcca AATAATCTCAATTGAGAATTGGATTCTACCAGCAGTGTACGCCGGACATTTTAGTTCGATCGTTTGGTTTAAACCACGGTGGGCAAACCAGATAAAACAAGGAacatattgtttctatgttggtcgggataaagttacaaataaattatg tGTTTCATGCCACGACCCGTATTTCCTGAGCGATTGCGTTTATGTTAATGAGGTTTCTATGTTGGATAAGAAGCTCGTTACTTTATATGTTGTTGATGTTGAGGACAATAG CCCCCCCACCGATATATTACTCCCCAACCAACATTACGTCCTCGATATCGACCTCGATTATTTCTCGACACAAAACCCGTTCCTTGATATGTTTCCACCGGGTGACCTCAGCGAGCTCACGAGGATTTACAAGTTTCAACATTCGGACGATCAT GATATTGATGGTTGCTTGGCAACTCGAAGAGAACAATTGGATGAATTGAGATCTTGGATCGAGAAGATGAAGTCCGGATGCGGGGATGAGGAGGGTCGAGGGTCCATGGTAGATGGGAG ATTCCTAAGTTTTCAACAAATcgtaaaaaattatgaaaataaattggGACGAAAACTGGAGGCTGATGATTACGACatt ATCCACGGGGCAGGTTGCGCAACAGGGGAACCCCCCCTACCCCACCACGTGGCAACGAACGAAGAAATTCAaggaagtttaaaaaaagttgaaaatattttgaaaaacctTCCGTGGAAACCGGTGATGGTCACGGTTGCTAG GTCTTCAATCGATGATTATTGTCCGAAACATCAAGTCGAGTTCATCCAATCAGAAGTCGAGGAAATGTTGAGGTCGTTGTACCATGACGTTGATGTCATCCATTcatattga